One genomic window of Ziziphus jujuba cultivar Dongzao chromosome 4, ASM3175591v1 includes the following:
- the LOC132799170 gene encoding cellulose synthase-like protein H1 has protein sequence MGSAKISLPLYERISLKSSIKNAFDIIILTLLLSILLYRLLSLTNHGFSWVLAFLCELWFTFCWLMIMNIKWSRVRYKTYQDRLLQRVAELPPVDVFVTTADPVLEPPIITINTVLSLLAVDYPAHKLACYVSDDGCSPLILYSLIQASNFAKQWIPFCKKYNIQLRAPFRYFSNRNYSTSSRENSKEFLQEWKLVKDEYEKLYRKIENAAKKPTPCELSGEFEAFADIERRNHPTIIKVIWENKERLSGGLPHLIYISREKHPKHPHHYKAGAMNVLTRVSGLMTNAPYMLNVDCDMHANNPKLFLHAMCFLLNSKGQNDLAFVQFPQIFYDGLKDDPFGNQFVVLFEYMGKGAAGLQGAFYAGTGCFHRRKVIYGASPYDKQTRRPKSTAINENMTGEELVQVFGSSKEFVETAADALKEQPADHAQGIRKSIEAAYQVAGCGYEYGSSWGSKAGWIYGSTSEDIQTGLSIHARGWKSVIYFPEPPAFLGCAPTSGPDSLTQQKRWATGLLEILISKNCPIIHTLFGNLQFRQCLAYLYLLCWGFCSIPELCYAILPAYCLITNSNFLPKLDETACYIPIALFVIFNLYNLQEYIATSQSIRAWWNNQRMGRIISTSAWFFGVIRMVLKLLGISETVFEVTQKDQFATDDDNDGVDARAGRFTFDKSPIFVPVTTILLVQLTSLAIGLLGLRPPADGGQGSGPLEIVCSVWLVLCLWPFLKGMFGKGKYGIPLSTISKSSALALPFVYLCRRSTQMG, from the exons atggGAAGCGCAAAAATTTCTCTTCCTCTATATGAAAGAATTTCTCTCAAAAGTAGCATAAAAAATGCTTTCGACATCATAATCCTCACCCTCCTCCTCTCTATCCTCCTTTATCGTCTCCTCTCCCTGACAAACCATGGTTTTTCTTGGGTCCTGGCTTTCCTATGCGAGCTTTGGTTTACTTTCTGCTGGCTCATGATAATGAACATCAAATGGAGCCGTGTTAGATACAAAACCTACCAAGACCGCCTCTTGCAAAG GGTGGCCGAGCTTCCACCTGTGGATGTGTTTGTGACAACAGCGGATCCAGTTCTGGAACCACCGATCATCACCATAAACACGGTGCTGTCTTTGTTAGCAGTTGATTATCCAGCTCACAAGCTAGCTTGCTACGTTTCGGACGATGGTTGTTCCCCTCTCATCCTCTACTCTCTCATCCAAGCGTCCAACTTTGCCAAGCAATGGATTCCATTTTgtaagaaatataatattcaacTTAGAGCTCCTTTTAGATACTTCTCCAATAGAAACTATTCCACCTCATCCCGTGAAAATTCAAAAGAGTTCCTTCAAGAATGGAAACTTGTGAAG GATGAGTACGAAAAGCTTTACCGCAAGATAGAGAATGCTGCCAAAAAACCAACGCCATGTGAACTTAGCGGTGAATTTGAAGCTTTTGCCGACATTGAAAGAAGAAATCATCCAACCATAATCAAG GTAATATGGGAGAACAAGGAAAGACTCTCAGGTGGGCTTCCACATCTAATTTATATTTCCCGAGAGAAACATCCAAAGCATCCACACCACTATAAAGCCGGGGCAATGAATGTTttg ACGAGGGTCTCTGGGTTGATGACGAATGCTCCATATATGCTGAACGTAGACTGCGACATGCATGCCAACAATCCAAAACTTTTTCTTCATGCAATGTGTTTCCTTCTTAACTCCAAGGGCCAAAACGACCTTGCATTTGTTCAATTCCCACAGATCTTCTACGATGGGCTAAAGGATGACCCATTTGGCAACCAGTTCGTCGTTCTATTTGAG TATATGGGAAAGGGAGCAGCAGGACTTCAAGGAGCATTTTATGCGGGAACAGGATGTTTTCATAGACGAAAAGTCATATATGGTGCGTCTCCATATGATAAACAAACTAGAAGACCAAAATCTACAGCTATAAATG AAAATATGACTGGCGAGGAATTAGTTCAAGTTTTCGGAAGCTCAAAGGAGTTCGTGGAAACAGCCGCTGATGCTTTGAAAGAACAACCTGCAGATCATGCACAGGGTATTAGGAAATCCATTGAAGCTGCTTACCAAGTTGCCGGCTGTGGATACGAGTATGGTTCTAGCTGGGGTTCCAAG GCGGGTTGGATATACGGATCCACATCAGAAGATATCCAAACTGGGTTGAGCATCCATGCAAGAGGTTGGAAATCAGTAATTTATTTTCCGGAACCACCGGCCTTTCTAGGATGTGCTCCTACTAGTGGGCCAGATTCTTTGACCCAACAGAAAAGGTGGGCCACAGGCCTACTTGAAATCCTAATCAGCAAAAACTGCCCGATAATTCACACTCTTTTTGGTAATCTCCAATTCAGACAGTGTTTGGCTTACTTGTATCTCCTATGCTGGGGCTTCTGCTCGATTCCTGAACTCTGCTATGCTATTCTACCCGCGTATTGTCTTATCACAAACTCTAATTTTCTGCCCAAG TTAGATGAAACAGCCTGTTACATACCAATTGCTCTATTTGTCATATTCAATCTATACAATCTGCAAGAGTACATAGCAACCTCCCAGTCCATCAGAGCATGGTGGAATAACCAGAGAATGGGGCGGATAATATCAACAAGTGCATGGTTTTTTGGAGTAATTAGGATGGTACTGAAACTTTTAGGAATATCGGAGACAGTCTTTGAAGTCACACAAAAGGACCAGTTTGCGACCGACGATGACAATGATGGTGTCGATGCCAGAGCTGGAAGATTCACCTTTGATAAGTCTCCTATTTTTGTGCCGGTGACAACCATTTTGCTGGTGCAGTTGACAAGTCTGGCAATAGGATTGCTTGGGTTGAGACCACCGGCTGATGGCGGGCAAGGGTCAGGGCCACTAGAGATCGTTTGTAGTGTGTGGTTAGTGCTATGCCTTTGGCCATTTTTGAAAGGGATGTTTGGGAAGGGAAAATATGGGATTCCTTTATCTACCATAAGCAAGTCTTCTGCTTTGGCATTGCCTTTTGTATACTTGTGTAGAAGGTCGACTCAAATGGGTTGA